A window of the Cystobacter fuscus genome harbors these coding sequences:
- a CDS encoding DUF2019 domain-containing protein, with protein MKLEELVEQFALNVAAQTEAIWRGDSKTGNKHARKYGAAVDKILAQGNAGRDALLILLKHERMDVRVMAAAHLLRYRTTEAKAVLEEAAKGQGMIPFCAQQALKRWEEGTWALDPG; from the coding sequence ATGAAGTTAGAGGAACTGGTTGAACAGTTTGCTCTGAACGTGGCCGCGCAGACCGAGGCCATCTGGCGAGGAGACTCTAAAACCGGGAACAAACACGCCAGGAAGTACGGAGCCGCAGTCGACAAGATCCTAGCGCAAGGCAATGCCGGGCGTGATGCGCTCCTCATACTGCTCAAGCATGAACGCATGGACGTGCGCGTCATGGCCGCCGCGCATCTGCTCCGCTATCGGACCACCGAGGCCAAAGCGGTTCTGGAGGAAGCCGCAAAAGGTCAAGGCATGATCCCCTTCTGCGCACAGCAAGCACTCAAGCGATGGGAAGAAGGTACCTGGGCTCTCGACCCGGGGTAG
- the ppsA gene encoding phosphoenolpyruvate synthase: MGSYVLGFQDLDKTKRMVVGGKGANLGELSKIEGIRVPDGFCISTEAFKRIIGEIPSIGDLLDQLSLLKAEDRGKIGKLSGEIRSAIEGGAIPEDILEDITRFLSRLGEENAYAIRSSATAEDLPTASFAGQQDTYLNIIGKKAILAHISKCWASLFTERAVTYRLQNGFDHRKVHLSVVVQKMVFPQAAGILFTADPVTSNRKVSSIDAGFGLGEALVSGLVNADIYKVRDGELIGKKVSTKKLAIHASNGGGTKELAIEPERQNRQVLTDEQILQLARMGRKIEEHFGCPQDIEWCLVGDEFHLVQSRPITTLYPIPEANDQDSHVYVSVGHQQMMTDPMKPLGISLFQSTAFRPMYKAGGRLFVDVTNNLASPAGREMLLEVMGKHDPLIKDALTTIIERRDFIKSSPDDKKEQNSSKNNKGTPSSEFHPRIENDPKIVSDLIENNQTSIDALKRNIQTKSGSELLDFIQEDIQELKRILFDPRSSAVFMTAMDASAWINENIEKWLDEKGVADTLSQSVPNNITSEMGLALLDVADVIRPHPEVFEYIQHVKDDDFLDELVKLKGGHEARDAIHAYLDKYGMRCAGEIDITRPRWREKPTTLIPMILGNIKNFALGAGSQKFEQGRQAALKKEQELLERLKQLPDGERKAEQTKQIISLVRNFIGYREYPKYGMISRYFVYKQALLKEAERLVRANVIQEKEDIYYLTFEELRDVVRTHELDDQLISRRKDEHTLYEKLTPPRVITSDGEIIAGEYKRDNLPAGAIVGLPVSSGIAEGRARVVLNVEDAVLEEGDILVTAFTDPSWTPLFVSIKGLVTEVGGLMTHGAVIAREYGLPAVVGVENATRLIKDGQRIRVHGTEGYVEIL; the protein is encoded by the coding sequence ATGGGTTCATATGTGCTTGGTTTTCAGGATCTGGACAAAACGAAGCGCATGGTTGTCGGAGGTAAAGGCGCCAACCTGGGGGAACTTTCCAAGATCGAAGGAATCCGCGTGCCGGATGGCTTTTGCATTTCCACCGAAGCCTTCAAACGAATTATCGGGGAAATACCGTCGATCGGCGATCTACTTGATCAGTTGTCGCTTCTGAAGGCGGAAGACCGGGGCAAGATCGGTAAACTGAGCGGTGAAATCCGCAGCGCCATCGAAGGGGGTGCCATCCCTGAAGATATCCTCGAAGACATCACGCGCTTTCTCTCCAGACTGGGAGAAGAAAATGCCTACGCCATCCGCTCCAGCGCAACCGCGGAGGATTTACCGACGGCCTCCTTCGCGGGCCAGCAAGATACGTATTTGAACATCATCGGAAAGAAGGCCATCCTCGCGCACATCAGCAAGTGCTGGGCATCGCTGTTCACCGAGCGGGCCGTCACCTACCGCCTTCAGAACGGCTTCGACCATCGCAAGGTCCACCTGTCCGTGGTTGTGCAGAAGATGGTCTTCCCGCAGGCGGCAGGGATCCTGTTCACGGCCGATCCCGTCACGTCCAATCGGAAGGTGTCATCCATCGATGCCGGCTTCGGACTCGGCGAGGCCCTGGTCTCCGGCCTGGTCAATGCCGATATCTACAAAGTGCGTGACGGCGAGCTCATCGGCAAGAAGGTCTCCACCAAGAAGCTGGCCATTCATGCCTCGAACGGTGGCGGCACGAAAGAACTGGCGATCGAGCCTGAGCGGCAGAACAGGCAAGTGCTGACGGATGAGCAGATCTTGCAGCTCGCGCGCATGGGCCGAAAGATCGAAGAACACTTCGGCTGCCCTCAGGACATCGAATGGTGCCTGGTTGGCGATGAATTCCACCTGGTTCAGAGTCGGCCAATCACCACCTTATATCCCATCCCGGAAGCGAACGATCAAGACAGTCACGTTTATGTGTCTGTCGGCCATCAGCAAATGATGACCGATCCCATGAAGCCATTGGGGATTTCATTGTTCCAGTCAACGGCTTTCCGCCCCATGTACAAAGCTGGCGGAAGGTTGTTCGTTGATGTCACCAACAATCTGGCTTCACCCGCCGGCAGAGAAATGTTGCTGGAGGTCATGGGAAAACACGACCCGCTCATAAAAGATGCACTCACGACCATCATCGAGCGACGCGATTTCATCAAATCGTCGCCAGATGACAAGAAAGAACAGAACTCCAGCAAGAACAATAAAGGCACGCCGTCTTCGGAGTTTCATCCGCGAATCGAAAACGATCCAAAAATCGTTTCTGATTTGATTGAGAACAATCAGACATCGATAGACGCATTGAAACGAAACATCCAAACGAAATCAGGCTCTGAACTGCTGGATTTCATCCAAGAAGATATTCAGGAGCTGAAGAGGATTTTATTTGATCCCCGGAGTTCGGCCGTGTTCATGACCGCCATGGATGCTTCGGCATGGATCAATGAAAACATCGAGAAGTGGTTGGATGAAAAAGGCGTGGCAGACACGCTTTCTCAATCCGTACCAAACAACATCACTTCGGAAATGGGGCTGGCGCTACTGGATGTCGCAGACGTGATTCGCCCTCATCCGGAAGTGTTCGAATATATTCAACATGTAAAAGACGATGATTTTTTGGATGAACTGGTCAAGCTCAAGGGTGGACACGAAGCCCGAGACGCCATCCATGCCTATCTCGATAAGTATGGAATGCGGTGTGCTGGAGAAATCGATATCACGAGACCTCGTTGGCGCGAAAAACCAACGACGCTCATCCCCATGATTCTCGGGAACATCAAAAACTTCGCACTCGGTGCCGGCAGTCAGAAATTCGAACAAGGCCGACAGGCGGCCTTGAAAAAAGAACAAGAGTTGTTGGAACGATTGAAGCAACTACCGGATGGTGAACGGAAAGCCGAACAGACAAAGCAAATAATCAGCCTGGTCCGGAATTTCATCGGCTACCGTGAATATCCCAAATACGGCATGATCAGTCGCTACTTCGTCTACAAGCAGGCCTTGCTGAAAGAAGCCGAACGACTCGTGCGAGCCAACGTCATTCAAGAAAAGGAAGACATATACTATCTCACCTTCGAAGAGCTTCGCGACGTCGTGCGCACACATGAACTGGACGACCAGCTCATCAGCAGACGAAAAGACGAGCACACGTTGTATGAAAAACTGACGCCGCCGCGCGTCATCACGTCCGATGGCGAGATCATCGCAGGTGAATACAAACGAGACAATCTCCCGGCCGGAGCGATTGTCGGTCTCCCCGTTTCTTCCGGCATTGCGGAGGGACGCGCGCGTGTCGTCTTGAACGTGGAAGACGCCGTGCTGGAAGAGGGAGATATCCTGGTCACCGCCTTCACCGACCCGAGCTGGACACCGTTGTTCGTATCCATAAAAGGTCTGGTCACCGAAGTCGGTGGGCTGATGACCCATGGCGCGGTCATCGCACGCGAATATGGCTTACCGGCGGTTGTCGGCGTGGAAAATGCCACCAGGCTGATAAAGGATGGGCAGCGGATTCGCGTCCATGGCACGGAAGGGTACGTGGAAATCCTCTAA
- a CDS encoding 2'-5' RNA ligase family protein codes for MTLKLDTDTFARFDRLCREHFPAKLNHLSAHLTLFHHLPGEERAKVEADLRAVAPATAVELQVTGLRSLGRGVAFEMTSPPLNSLRAELARPWAHGLTPQDRQGFRPHVTVQNKVTPEEARALKALLTADFSPFTARGEGFQLWRYLNGPWALEAEVAFSVKSPTSIYLHRPRGCFLMCTLI; via the coding sequence GTGACCTTGAAGCTCGACACGGACACCTTCGCCCGTTTCGACCGCCTGTGCCGGGAGCACTTCCCAGCGAAGCTCAACCACCTGTCCGCGCACCTGACGCTGTTCCATCATCTGCCTGGAGAGGAGCGGGCGAAGGTGGAGGCGGACCTGCGCGCGGTGGCGCCCGCGACCGCGGTGGAGTTGCAGGTGACGGGCCTGCGCTCGCTGGGGCGCGGAGTGGCGTTCGAGATGACCTCGCCGCCATTGAATTCCCTGCGCGCGGAGCTGGCCCGGCCGTGGGCACATGGGTTGACACCCCAGGATCGGCAGGGATTCCGTCCGCACGTGACGGTGCAGAACAAGGTCACCCCGGAGGAGGCCCGCGCGTTGAAGGCGTTGCTGACGGCGGACTTCTCGCCCTTCACGGCACGAGGCGAGGGCTTCCAGTTGTGGCGCTACTTGAACGGCCCTTGGGCATTGGAGGCCGAGGTCGCGTTCAGTGTGAAAAGCCCAACCTCCATATACCTTCACAGGCCAAGAGGGTGTTTCTTGATGTGCACACTCATTTGA
- a CDS encoding STT3 domain-containing protein has translation MAFWFVWFSLLALAACARLADMRNVFAGEHVELVATDSHYYVRYAHLQQAAFPRFAPFDPYINAPTGAAIIWPPLHTWLVALFLWLGPEAPERAAAWVDPVVSLCGLALLSLLVRRWRGEAVALGVLALLALVPAAVEAGALGNADHHVHEPFLAALCALLLGQALKTRGVVLGGLTGAVLGLAPLLTTSGFVLLPGLAASLPVAAWLQRERTGAGVGRVGLALGLGTAGVLALGVVLFGEPRSLAYHGLTAFSPLLALGLLCGASGLALLLERRRGGWLALGLAVPCAVPLLPELSRAWHHLRLGDPLLAVVMESTPLWKDPEFAGQLLGPVLVLLPVGLVAASARAWKERDASAAPLVFGALSLGAAALLQARFTQPLMGCAALCIAVGWEGLLRGAAPRARSVSAAALGLAGLPLLAGALPHPRQPDASPVVRVRSTMVWMREHTPEPSPPWDASVRPAWSVIAPYDMGHLLVLWAERPAVATPFSQVPVHQEANARASAVLGATSEEEAYALARASSARYLLLTPMDGVLGRPEVKLSETLAFWLREHAGLATGTWAASTRFRLVHDSAASRRQHPDLPHARVFEVVPGAVLRGRCAPGASVTASLELETGRGGTLRYEPRAIASAEGGFSLRVAYPTDRDTRESDVLARDAYRVQCEGGGGTARVSERAVREGQVVEVGA, from the coding sequence TTGGCTTTCTGGTTCGTCTGGTTCTCGCTGCTCGCGCTGGCCGCTTGCGCCCGGCTCGCGGACATGCGCAACGTCTTCGCGGGGGAGCACGTGGAGCTGGTCGCCACGGACTCGCACTACTACGTGCGCTACGCCCACCTCCAACAGGCCGCGTTCCCCCGCTTCGCGCCCTTCGATCCGTACATCAACGCCCCCACCGGCGCGGCCATCATCTGGCCGCCCCTGCACACCTGGCTCGTGGCGCTCTTCCTATGGCTCGGCCCCGAGGCCCCCGAGCGCGCCGCCGCCTGGGTGGATCCGGTGGTGTCGCTCTGCGGGTTGGCCCTGTTGTCACTCCTCGTGAGGCGCTGGCGCGGCGAGGCCGTCGCCCTCGGGGTGCTCGCCCTGCTGGCCCTGGTACCGGCGGCGGTGGAGGCGGGGGCGCTCGGCAACGCGGATCACCATGTCCACGAGCCCTTCCTCGCCGCCCTCTGCGCGCTGCTGCTCGGCCAGGCGTTGAAGACGCGCGGCGTCGTGCTCGGTGGCTTGACGGGCGCGGTGCTGGGGCTCGCGCCGCTGCTCACCACCAGCGGCTTCGTGCTGCTGCCGGGTCTCGCCGCCTCGCTGCCCGTCGCCGCGTGGCTCCAGCGCGAGCGGACGGGGGCGGGCGTGGGCCGGGTGGGGCTCGCCCTGGGCCTGGGGACCGCCGGGGTGCTGGCCCTGGGCGTGGTGCTGTTCGGCGAGCCCCGCTCGCTCGCCTACCATGGACTCACTGCCTTCTCGCCCCTGCTCGCCCTGGGGCTGCTGTGCGGGGCCTCGGGGCTGGCCCTGCTCCTGGAGCGCCGCCGCGGCGGGTGGCTGGCGCTTGGCCTCGCCGTGCCGTGTGCCGTGCCGCTCCTGCCGGAGTTGTCCCGGGCCTGGCACCACCTGCGGTTGGGGGATCCACTCCTCGCCGTCGTCATGGAGTCCACGCCGCTGTGGAAGGATCCGGAGTTCGCCGGACAGTTGCTCGGCCCGGTGCTGGTGCTGCTGCCGGTGGGGCTCGTCGCCGCGAGCGCGCGGGCGTGGAAGGAGCGGGACGCGAGCGCCGCGCCCCTGGTGTTCGGTGCGCTCTCACTCGGAGCCGCCGCGCTGCTCCAGGCCCGTTTCACCCAACCCCTGATGGGGTGCGCGGCCCTGTGCATCGCGGTGGGGTGGGAGGGCCTGCTGCGCGGTGCGGCCCCTCGTGCCCGGAGTGTCTCCGCCGCCGCGTTGGGGCTCGCGGGGTTGCCGCTGCTCGCCGGTGCCCTGCCGCACCCGAGACAACCCGATGCCAGTCCCGTTGTCCGTGTGCGCTCCACGATGGTGTGGATGCGCGAGCACACGCCCGAGCCCTCGCCGCCATGGGACGCGAGCGTTCGACCGGCCTGGAGCGTCATCGCGCCCTATGACATGGGGCACCTGCTGGTGCTGTGGGCCGAGCGCCCCGCGGTGGCCACGCCCTTCTCCCAGGTGCCGGTGCACCAGGAGGCCAACGCCCGGGCCAGCGCGGTGCTCGGCGCCACGTCCGAGGAGGAGGCCTATGCGCTCGCGCGGGCGTCGTCCGCGCGCTACCTGCTGCTCACTCCCATGGATGGGGTGCTGGGACGCCCCGAGGTGAAGCTGTCCGAGACGCTCGCGTTCTGGCTGCGGGAGCACGCGGGACTGGCCACGGGGACGTGGGCCGCGAGCACGCGCTTCCGCCTCGTGCATGACTCGGCCGCGTCGCGCCGCCAGCACCCGGATCTGCCCCATGCCCGCGTGTTCGAGGTCGTGCCCGGAGCGGTGCTGCGCGGTCGGTGCGCGCCCGGTGCGTCCGTGACGGCCTCGTTGGAGCTGGAGACGGGGAGGGGAGGGACGCTCCGGTACGAGCCCCGGGCCATCGCGAGTGCGGAGGGGGGCTTCTCCCTGCGCGTGGCCTATCCAACGGACCGGGACACTCGCGAGTCCGATGTGCTCGCCCGGGATGCGTACCGCGTCCAATGTGAGGGGGGCGGAGGCACCGCCCGGGTGTCCGAGCGGGCCGTGCGCGAGGGGCAGGTGGTGGAGGTGGGGGCGTGA
- a CDS encoding sugar ABC transporter substrate-binding protein, translated as MRYFPPFGASALAALMLLTPGCKDNKEATPAGGGAPAKPAGAKIALLLPESKTSRYESHDRPHFERKVKELCAECEVIYSNADQDAAKQQNQAEAAITNGAQVLVLDPVDAASAAAIVGRARQSKAMVISYDRLIAQADVDYYISFDNEKVGKLQGQALADKLKADGKADGTIVVINGSPTDSNAAMFKAGAHSVLDGSGAKIGAEYDTPDWSPDKAQQQMEQAITQLGKDKIVGVYAANDGTAGGAIAAMKAAGINPLPPVTGQDAELAGIQRIVAGEQYMTVYKAIKAEAEAAAELAVALARGGQPAAGKVNGKVNNGQKDVPSVLLTPVAVTKDNIKSTIVADGFWTTAQICEGSFQAACAQAQLQ; from the coding sequence ATGCGCTACTTCCCCCCATTCGGCGCCTCGGCGCTGGCTGCCCTGATGCTCTTGACTCCGGGCTGCAAGGACAACAAAGAGGCCACCCCGGCTGGCGGCGGTGCCCCGGCCAAGCCCGCGGGCGCGAAGATCGCCCTGCTGCTGCCCGAGTCCAAGACGTCGCGGTACGAGTCGCATGACCGGCCGCACTTCGAGCGCAAGGTGAAGGAGCTGTGCGCCGAGTGCGAGGTCATCTACAGCAACGCGGATCAGGACGCGGCCAAGCAGCAGAACCAGGCCGAGGCGGCCATCACCAACGGCGCCCAGGTGCTGGTGCTGGATCCGGTGGACGCGGCTTCCGCGGCGGCCATCGTGGGGCGCGCGCGCCAGTCCAAGGCGATGGTCATCAGCTATGATCGCCTCATCGCCCAGGCGGACGTGGACTACTACATCTCCTTCGACAACGAGAAGGTGGGCAAGCTCCAGGGCCAGGCGCTCGCGGACAAGCTCAAGGCGGACGGCAAGGCGGACGGCACCATCGTCGTCATCAACGGCTCGCCCACCGACAGCAACGCGGCGATGTTCAAGGCCGGCGCGCACAGCGTGCTGGACGGCAGCGGCGCGAAGATCGGCGCCGAGTACGACACGCCGGACTGGAGCCCGGACAAGGCGCAGCAGCAGATGGAGCAGGCCATCACCCAGCTGGGCAAGGACAAGATCGTCGGCGTGTACGCCGCCAACGACGGCACCGCGGGTGGCGCCATCGCCGCGATGAAGGCCGCGGGCATCAACCCCCTGCCCCCCGTGACGGGCCAGGACGCGGAGCTCGCGGGCATCCAGCGCATCGTCGCCGGTGAGCAGTACATGACGGTGTACAAGGCGATCAAGGCCGAGGCCGAGGCGGCCGCGGAGCTGGCGGTGGCGCTCGCGCGCGGTGGCCAGCCCGCGGCGGGCAAGGTCAACGGCAAGGTCAACAACGGTCAGAAGGACGTGCCCTCCGTGCTGCTCACGCCGGTGGCGGTGACCAAGGACAACATCAAGTCCACCATCGTGGCCGATGGCTTCTGGACGACGGCGCAGATCTGCGAGGGCTCCTTCCAGGCGGCCTGTGCGCAGGCGCAGCTGCAGTAA
- a CDS encoding ATP-binding cassette domain-containing protein: protein MTATALLALRNISKRFGAVQALSQVDFEVHPGEVVALVGDNGAGKSTLVKIISGSIPIDEGEVLFDGKPVTLGTPKRSSALGIATVYQDLALCDNLDVVGNLYLGHEEGNAFGWLDETAMEQRASSLLKTLAVSIPSVRTQVAALSGGQRQTIAVARAMMGSPRVVLLDEPTAALGVAQTRQVLDLIRRLREQGLGVVVISHNMMDVFSVADRIIVMRLGKRVATFDVKNVKEVDVVAAITGARPAQVASTLKMEEA, encoded by the coding sequence ATGACGGCGACCGCGCTGCTGGCGCTCCGCAACATCTCCAAGCGATTCGGGGCCGTACAGGCCCTCAGCCAGGTGGACTTCGAGGTCCACCCGGGTGAGGTCGTGGCCCTGGTGGGAGACAACGGGGCGGGAAAATCAACCCTTGTCAAAATCATCTCGGGCAGCATTCCCATCGACGAGGGAGAAGTCCTCTTCGATGGCAAACCCGTGACGCTTGGAACGCCCAAGCGCTCGTCGGCGCTCGGAATCGCCACCGTGTATCAGGACCTCGCGCTGTGCGACAACCTGGACGTGGTGGGCAACCTCTACCTCGGTCACGAGGAGGGGAACGCCTTTGGCTGGCTGGATGAGACGGCCATGGAGCAGCGCGCCTCGTCGCTGCTCAAGACGCTGGCGGTGAGCATCCCCAGCGTGCGCACGCAGGTGGCGGCGCTGTCGGGTGGTCAGCGGCAGACCATCGCGGTGGCGCGCGCGATGATGGGCTCGCCCCGGGTCGTGCTCCTGGACGAGCCCACCGCGGCGCTCGGCGTGGCGCAGACCCGGCAGGTGCTCGATCTCATCCGGCGGCTGCGCGAGCAGGGCCTGGGCGTGGTCGTCATCAGCCACAACATGATGGACGTGTTCTCGGTGGCCGACCGCATCATCGTGATGCGGCTGGGCAAGCGCGTGGCCACCTTCGATGTGAAGAACGTGAAGGAAGTGGATGTCGTCGCGGCCATCACCGGAGCCCGGCCCGCGCAGGTCGCCAGTACGCTGAAGATGGAGGAAGCATGA
- a CDS encoding sugar ABC transporter permease, whose product MSSVNQSAIDPRLIQDAPGLAGAWAGFRRRVSQGELGSLPVIIGLSAIWIIFYLANERFLSAINLTNLMLQISAMGMISAGIVLILLLGETDLSAGAVSGLAAAVMTILNVKMHVPAVPALLAGLATGTAIGAFQGTWVTRFKVPSFVVTLAGSLAWQGALFSVLGSTGSVNLYDPVITGLTSTFFSTPMSWAVAALIIGIYVGSVFLERRRRASLGLIQAPLRNVALRMIIICGAVVAAVSIFTRDRGLPLATLIFAGVVAALELLLRNTRFGRHVFAVGGNAEAARRAGIRVEFIRITIFAMGSTLAAAGGMLAASRLLAVNQSSGSGDVLLNSIGAAVIGGTSLFGGRGSAWSALLGALVIGSIANGMDLLAFSSSVKFMVTGSVLLVAASVDAVSRRGRQAAGRA is encoded by the coding sequence ATGAGCTCCGTGAATCAATCCGCGATCGACCCCCGGTTGATCCAGGACGCGCCGGGCCTGGCCGGAGCGTGGGCGGGGTTCCGCCGCCGCGTCTCCCAGGGTGAGCTGGGCAGCCTGCCCGTCATCATCGGCCTGAGCGCCATCTGGATCATCTTCTACCTGGCCAACGAGCGGTTCCTGTCGGCCATCAACCTCACCAACCTGATGCTGCAGATCTCCGCCATGGGGATGATCTCCGCGGGCATCGTCCTCATCCTGCTGCTCGGGGAGACGGACCTGTCGGCGGGCGCCGTGAGCGGCCTGGCCGCCGCGGTGATGACCATCCTCAACGTGAAGATGCACGTGCCGGCGGTGCCCGCGCTGCTCGCGGGGCTCGCCACGGGCACGGCGATCGGCGCCTTCCAGGGCACGTGGGTGACACGCTTCAAGGTGCCCTCCTTCGTGGTCACCCTGGCGGGCTCGCTCGCGTGGCAGGGCGCGCTGTTCTCCGTGCTGGGCTCCACCGGCAGCGTGAACCTGTACGATCCGGTCATCACCGGGCTGACCTCGACGTTCTTCTCCACCCCCATGTCGTGGGCGGTGGCGGCGCTCATCATCGGCATCTACGTGGGCAGCGTGTTCCTGGAGCGGCGGCGGCGCGCGTCGCTGGGGCTCATCCAGGCGCCCCTGCGCAACGTGGCCCTGCGGATGATCATCATCTGTGGGGCGGTGGTGGCGGCGGTGAGCATCTTCACGCGCGACCGCGGCCTGCCCCTGGCCACGCTCATCTTCGCGGGCGTGGTGGCGGCGCTGGAGCTGCTCCTGCGCAACACGCGCTTTGGCCGTCACGTGTTCGCCGTGGGTGGCAACGCCGAGGCGGCGCGCCGGGCGGGCATCCGCGTGGAGTTCATCCGCATCACCATCTTCGCCATGGGCTCCACCCTGGCGGCCGCGGGCGGCATGCTCGCCGCCTCGCGTCTGCTCGCGGTCAATCAGTCCTCGGGCAGCGGCGACGTGCTGCTCAACTCCATCGGCGCGGCGGTCATCGGCGGCACCAGCCTCTTCGGCGGGCGCGGCTCGGCCTGGTCCGCGCTGCTCGGCGCGCTGGTCATCGGCTCCATCGCCAACGGCATGGATCTGCTGGCCTTCTCCTCGTCGGTGAAGTTCATGGTGACGGGCAGCGTGCTGCTCGTGGCCGCCTCGGTCGACGCGGTGTCCCGCCGCGGACGCCAGGCTGCCGGCCGGGCGTGA
- a CDS encoding cation diffusion facilitator family transporter yields the protein MTPPRHSHAASSHDHDHSHGEACGGHGHGHGHGQPPRPPPRSLKEERRKDRDRLLVALALTGTIAVAEAVGGWLTRSLALLSDAGHMLTDISALGLSLLALWFSGKPADQKKTYGYYRMEILSALLNGVLLLAITVGIVLEAWERFRSPTEVNLGPMAVVATVGLISNLLALNFLHHTHSMNVRGAFLHVLGDTLSSVGVLVGAGVMWLTGWYAVDPLISVLISVVIVVGAVRLVRDAVDVLLEAVPAHVDMPQVKELLLKVQGVRDVHDLHVWTIASGMYALSAHLVVADPKVSNNDDILSAVKHELLERFKIDHTTIQIESETYAHVGEVH from the coding sequence GTGACTCCTCCTCGTCATTCGCATGCAGCGTCCTCTCATGACCATGATCACTCGCACGGAGAGGCGTGTGGTGGCCATGGGCACGGCCACGGCCATGGTCAACCCCCGAGACCCCCGCCTCGTTCCTTGAAGGAGGAGCGGCGCAAGGACCGCGACCGCCTGCTCGTCGCGCTGGCGCTCACGGGCACCATCGCCGTGGCGGAGGCAGTGGGGGGCTGGCTCACCCGCTCGCTGGCCCTGCTGTCGGACGCGGGTCACATGCTCACCGACATCAGCGCGCTGGGCTTGAGCCTGCTCGCCCTGTGGTTCTCCGGCAAGCCGGCGGATCAGAAGAAGACGTACGGCTACTACCGGATGGAGATCCTCAGCGCGCTGCTCAACGGCGTGCTGCTGCTGGCCATCACCGTGGGCATCGTCCTGGAGGCCTGGGAGCGCTTCCGCTCGCCCACCGAGGTGAACCTGGGGCCCATGGCGGTGGTGGCCACGGTGGGCCTCATCTCCAACCTGCTGGCCCTGAACTTCCTTCACCACACGCACTCGATGAACGTGCGCGGGGCCTTCCTGCACGTGCTGGGCGACACCCTGTCGAGCGTGGGCGTGCTGGTGGGCGCGGGGGTGATGTGGTTGACGGGCTGGTACGCGGTGGACCCGCTCATCTCCGTGCTCATCTCGGTGGTGATCGTGGTGGGGGCGGTACGGCTGGTGCGGGACGCGGTGGACGTGCTGCTCGAGGCCGTGCCCGCGCACGTGGACATGCCCCAGGTCAAGGAGCTGCTGCTCAAGGTGCAGGGCGTGCGCGACGTGCATGACCTGCACGTGTGGACGATCGCCAGCGGGATGTACGCGCTCTCGGCGCACCTCGTGGTGGCGGACCCGAAGGTCAGCAACAACGACGACATCCTCTCGGCGGTGAAGCACGAGCTGCTCGAGCGCTTCAAGATCGATCACACGACGATCCAGATCGAGAGCGAGACCTACGCCCACGTGGGCGAGGTGCACTGA